A region of the Bacillus spongiae genome:
AAAGGCATTGCGGAAGCTTTAGTGGAGGAGGTTGTACGCTTAGCAAGAGAAGAAAAGAAAAAAATTATTCCTCTATGCCCTTTTGCTAAAAGTCAGTTTGATAAGAAATTCGACTATCATGACGTTCTTGCTAAATA
Encoded here:
- a CDS encoding GNAT family N-acetyltransferase, whose product is MKKIIKEENRFFIEEAGQMIAEITFVETGTERLIIDHTFVSEQLRGKGIAEALVEEVVRLAREEKKKIIPLCPFAKSQFDKKFDYHDVLAK